One window of the Acidobacteriota bacterium genome contains the following:
- a CDS encoding flippase-like domain-containing protein, with protein MTRRRSFLLVLSFPLSALLIAILIKVGKIDLHGTLQQLHAVRGPAFATLVILTGVHVYLSNLKWRKIDAALRRSSDSALSGAASFAFTSAGVALGQVLPVQVSMSAARTFGTYFYGSPLKRGTAGTLFEQSFDVLIVAFLAVASAVTWLFGCGGMIWTASAIVMGIFALLAVGPSIRTIRRLTSYTSTRKAPQNRILKRLSDLEQSGFLDVGLARQLMLLSAARYVIQVIMAGQVAKAVGAHIPLWHLAATIPFVTMAYALSITPGGIGVNEIGYAVVLHLFGTPVAIGAPWALENRVLVATSCFVVAACGLVFFFIGKVITQRRHEAM; from the coding sequence ATGACTCGCCGGCGCTCGTTCCTGCTGGTGCTTTCCTTCCCCCTCAGCGCGCTCCTGATCGCCATCCTGATCAAGGTCGGCAAGATCGACCTGCATGGCACATTGCAGCAATTGCACGCCGTCCGCGGTCCCGCATTCGCCACCCTGGTTATATTGACCGGCGTGCACGTGTACCTCTCCAACCTGAAATGGCGGAAAATAGATGCGGCTCTGCGGCGGTCCTCTGATTCCGCCCTTTCAGGCGCGGCGTCGTTCGCCTTCACAAGCGCAGGTGTTGCATTAGGCCAGGTTTTGCCGGTCCAGGTCAGCATGTCGGCTGCCCGCACATTTGGAACCTATTTTTACGGAAGTCCGTTGAAGCGCGGAACCGCCGGCACGCTCTTCGAGCAGAGTTTTGATGTATTAATTGTCGCTTTCCTGGCCGTGGCCTCCGCGGTTACATGGCTTTTCGGGTGCGGAGGCATGATCTGGACAGCCTCCGCAATTGTGATGGGGATTTTCGCCCTTCTGGCGGTGGGCCCGTCGATTCGAACCATTCGGCGGTTGACCTCATACACTTCAACCAGGAAAGCGCCACAAAATCGCATCCTGAAAAGACTTTCTGATCTCGAGCAGTCGGGATTTCTGGATGTTGGATTGGCCCGCCAGTTAATGCTGCTTTCCGCCGCGCGTTATGTCATTCAGGTAATCATGGCAGGCCAGGTGGCCAAAGCAGTGGGCGCTCACATTCCGCTGTGGCACCTGGCCGCCACGATACCCTTTGTGACCATGGCATACGCACTTTCGATAACTCCGGGCGGCATCGGAGTCAATGAAATCGGGTACGCGGTTGTGCTGCACCTGTTTGGAACACCAGTTGCCATAGGCGCGCCATGGGCGCTCGAAAACCGGGTCCTGGTTGCCACGTCGTGCTTTGTGGTGGCCGCATGTGGGCTGGTTTTCTTCTTTATCGGGAAGGTCATTACACAACGCAGGCACGAAGCAATGTAG